Part of the Paenibacillus terrae HPL-003 genome is shown below.
CTTGTCTACAGAGTCGGATAAGAATTACTACGAGTTCACGGAAGAGCTGCTTGTATTCTTTTTGTATTTTGAGTTCATCGCATTAATTGTTAAGTACTTTAAAACCAATTTCCATTTTCCTTTACGGTATTTCATCTATATCGGCATTACGGCTGTCATCAGGCTCATTATTGTAGATCACGATGATGCCAAGAATACATTTTGGTGGTCCATTGCCATCCTGGCCATGGTAGGTTCTCTATTGATCGCTAACAGTAAATTGTTAAAAAGAGAAAGCTGATAGCAGATTACAAGGTTGACAGTCAAGAAGGAGAGAGGGAATAAAGACGAATGGTAAGAAATTGGATGAATCATGCGGGCGTTAGGCGGATAGCCGTCCTTGCGATAATCATTTTGCTATTGTTCATGTTGAGAAGCATGATGAACATTATTTTGTTAACGTTGCTGCTTACGATCCTGATTGGCAGCATATATAACGGAGTGAACAAGCTGATCAAGCGGTTCGCCAATGTACCGCCATTAATTGTGCTGCTGCTGGTCTACGGGCTGCTGATCCTGATTATCGTGTGGGGAGTATACCGCATGGTGCCGCTAATCAGCATTCAGGTCAAGCAGGTGTATTTCATGATTCATCAGGCGTATATGTATCCTGACCGGAATCAATGGAACGAAACGATCATTCAATTTATGGATACCCTGAATGTTCAGCGGCTATTTGAGCCTGGC
Proteins encoded:
- the psiE gene encoding phosphate-starvation-inducible protein PsiE yields the protein MNALMKHIEKLPSFLQMILNISLFLVGLILSFLLLKETWSIFSYVFLSTESDKNYYEFTEELLVFFLYFEFIALIVKYFKTNFHFPLRYFIYIGITAVIRLIIVDHDDAKNTFWWSIAILAMVGSLLIANSKLLKRES